In Asterias rubens chromosome 15, eAstRub1.3, whole genome shotgun sequence, a genomic segment contains:
- the LOC117299780 gene encoding probable C-mannosyltransferase DPY19L1, with protein sequence MAAKSRKPKKQTTNDDSKIYPQSALKSKSKITSSRKGGFKPNGVLFDSKLLPSGWLVGALALASLCGILHSMHISSMFENDRFFSHLSDLEREMTFRTEMGLYYSYYKSMVNAPSFLSGLQDIMNDNLTEYPNTINVLKRFNLYPEAALAGGFRLFDSITQKFGLVTKQCYRVTRGRGLSAVQNCEGMGDLAVFYTNVIFAENGLLMSILFLFATYLSGSLWGGVITVAAFFYNHGECTRVQWTPPLRESMAYPVLVLQMFLVTHTLRTKRPGWPHILLIAAATVGFMLPWQFAQFALMTQTLAVCASYILGYTSRSKLRCVVQGQSLGLVVSYVLLFGNEMLLTSLFTSCLIAVWIMMLVAPLWKYKSPHPIVTMGVEGTVLVALTLTSKVLLSRLLSMEDDAHIGNLFRSKFSDYKDFHTMLYTCAAEFNFMEKETPLRYLKTLLLPTAILSVGGAIFHLVRIEIRKQCGLTSSSDEEGKDAESDEEQLSSDDTQGKPHGELVYHLFQMMAFLAMALIIMRLKLFLTPHLCLVSSLLASRQIFSYVRDKTRHSILIVILIALMSIGGIRNLQHQWSIKGDFSNAPQEEMLEWIKANTPQNAVFAGPMPTMASVKLSTLRPVVNHPHYEDSRLRARTKVVYSMYSRKPIEEVYNGIRDLKADYAVLEESWCVRRSGPGCSLPEIWDIEDKVNAKKEPACIKLRRNPAPFFREVFKNSVYIILKL encoded by the exons atggcggctaAGAGTAGAAAGCCGAAAAAGCAGACGACAAACGATGACAGTAAAATCTATCCTCAAAGTGCCCTAAAGAGTAAATCAAAAATTACATCATCGAGGAAAGGTGGTTTCAAACCGAATGGCGTGTTGTTTGACAGTAAACTGTTACCAAGTGGTTGGCTGGTGGGTGCGTTAGCCTTGG CTTCCTTATGTGGAATTCTACACAG catGCACATTTCCAGCATGTTCGAGAATGACCGCTTCTTCTCCCATCTATCAGATCTGGAACGAGAGATGACGTTCAGAACAGAAATG GGATTGTATTACTCGTACTACAAGTCAATGGTGAATGCTCCATCCTTTCTGTCTGGACTTCAGGACATAATGAACGATAACCTCACAGAGTATCCTAACACTATCAATGTGTTGAAACGGTTCAATCTCTATCCGGAG GCAGCCCTTGCAGGAGGTTTCAGACTCTTTGACAGTATCACTCAAAAGTTTGGTCTGGTAACTAAACAATGTTACAGAGTTACTAGGGGTAGAGGGCTCAGTGCTGTTCAGAATTGCGAAG GGATGGGGGACCTGGCTGTTTTCTACACCAATGTGATCTTTGCGGAGAATGGCTTACTAATGAGCATCTTGTTTCTGTTTGCTACTTACCTGTCTGGAAGCCTATGGGGTGGGGTCATCACTGTTGCTGCATTCTTCTATAACCATGGAGAG TGTACCAGGGTGCAGTGGACGCCACCACTAAGAGAGAGCATGGCCTACCCTGTATTAGTTCTGCAGATGTTTCTTGTAACACACACCTTAAG AACTAAACGTCCGGGATGGCCACATATTCTGCTCATTGCTGCTGCTACTGTTGGGTTCATGTTGCCCTGGCAGTTTGCCCAGTTTGCTCTCATGACACAG ACCCTGGCTGTATGTGCTTCCTATATTCTTGGCTATACAAGTCGCAGCAAGCTCAGATGTGTGGTGCAGGGACAAAGT CTTGGTCTGGTAGTGAGCTATGTTCTTCTCTTTGGCAATGAGATGCTGCTGACATCCTTATTCACCTCTTGTCTCATTGCTGTCTGG ATAATGATGTTGGTTGCTCCACTGTGGAAATATAAATCACCTCATCCTATTGTTACTATG GGTGTGGAAGGCACTGTACTTGTTGCTTTGACACTGACGAGCAAGGTTCTACTGTCCAGACTACTCAGTATGGAAGATGAT GCACACATTGGGAATCTTTTCCGTTCTAAGTTCTCTGACTATAAGGACTTTCACACCATGCTCTACACCTGCGCTGCAGAGTTTAACTTCATGGAGAAGGAG ACACCGCTTCGATACCTGAAGACTCTCCTATTACCAACTGCCATACTTTCTGTTGGAGGAGCCATTTTTCAT CTTGTAAGAATTGAAATAAGAAAGCAGTGTGGACTGACTTCATCGTCAGATGAAGAAGGAAAAGACGCTGAGAGTGATGAAGAACAACTTTCAAGCGA TGATACTCAAGGAAAGCCCCATGGAGag CTAGTGTACCACCTGTTCCAGATGATGGCGTTTCTTGCCATGGCTCTCATCATCATGAGACTCAAACTGTTCCTCACCCCGCATCTTTGTCTGGTTTCAAGTCTTCTTGCATCtagacag ATCTTCAGCTATGTACGTGATAAGACCAGACACTCGATTCTCATCGTTATCCTCATTGCATTGATGTCTATTGGAGGGATTCGCAATCTTCAGCATCAATGGAGTATTAAAGGAGACTTCAGCAACGCCCCACAGGAAGAGATGCTGGAATGGATTAAAGCTAACACACCACAAA ATGCTGTGTTTGCTGGTCCTATGCCCACCATGGCTTCGGTCAAACTATCCACACTCAGACCTGTGGTCAACCATCCACATTATGAAGATTCCCGCTTAAG AGCTCGTACTAAGGTTGTGTACTCAATGTACAGTCGGAAACCCATTGAGGAGGTGTACAATGGTATCAGAGACCTTAAGGCTGACTATGCCGTCCTTGAAGAATCCTGGTGTGTGCGCAGATCAGG gCCCGGATGCAGCCTGCCAGAGATCTGGGATATCGAGGATAAAGTGAATGCTAAGAAGGAGCCAGCTTGCATCAAACTCCGAAGGAACCCCGCCCCATTTTTCAGAGAAGTCTTTAAAAATAGCGTTTATATCATTCTTAAACTTTGA
- the LOC117299775 gene encoding spermatogenesis-associated protein 48-like — MVETAVRPYGDLRLHLQTDTNAGPNSIQQVVLNRQQRQMKFPHLRGRWDVDSFQWHSSPNLVKYHDDTLAPLRDNVPTIDPVSGFVSAATDVDRNTGINRIPSLQQVDNTPNTVTPQSPRPTTTRAHRGKEKEKDNGTFEAKKPVTPHFSRARSNPEMRLVRSESDVTHVLNDPGTWAGRKISDGFIRAKLGGWTSKEDPRQAAAEQTRIWKQLHERNIKNQVNSVDRSPDWKDEAALRYVYTSAAQRASEDVSWDSKLAPKVLPPASTLESQADAVSHRFSVNKRYDPNAGEWQNLGRSFDWFQKRDGHHTRGPIDFCSPHRKNNQIPNYTGCIGGEGEREDPHRFFIPSTELRTLVPKYTETARRSNIPGYTGCTHWCSDEPANMNVGIPQPQTTARVHRSLPARMNRSPHKRTSRMSRMVTLVPPGNPFNTIDRDQRTLEQYH, encoded by the exons atggTGGAGACAGCAGTGCGACCTTACGGTGATCTCCGTCTTCACCTTCAAACCGACACAAATGCTGGACCAAACAGCATCCAACAAGTGGTTTTAAATCGCCAGCAACGTCAGATGAAGTTCCCACATTTACGCGGCCGATGGGACGTGGACAGTTTCCAGTGGCACTCCAGCCCCAACTTGGTGAAGTACCACGACGACACGCTGGCCCCATTGAGAGACAACGTCCCGACCATTGACCCGGTCTCTGGGTTCGTTTCCGCGGCCACAGACGTCGACCGTAACACAGGCATCAATCGTATCCCATCGTTACAGCAAGTTGACAATACCCCAAACACGGTCACACCGCAGTCTCCTCGCCCGACGACCACCAGAGCTCACAGGGGGAAGGAAAAGGAAAAAGATAATGGAACATTTGAGGCAAAGAAACCTGTAACGCCGCACTTTTCTCGTGCAAGGTCTAACCCAGAGATGAGACTTGTGAGAAGCGAATCAGATGTGACACATGTATTGAATGATCCTGGAACATGGGCAGGCAGGAAGATCAGTGACGGCTTCATTAGGGCGAAATTAGGag GTTGGACGAGCAAAGAAGATCCGAGGCAAGCTGCTGCTGAACAAACACGAATTTGGAAACAGCTACATGAGCGGAATATTAAGAATCAAGTTAAT TCTGTAGATCGATCCCCTGATTGGAAAGATGAAGCAGCTTTGAGATACGTCTACACATCGGCTGCACAGCG TGCCTCCGAAGATGTCAGCTGGGACAGCAAACTGGCCCCCAAGGTACTCCCTCCGGCCTCAACGTTAGAGTCACAAGCTGATGCAGTTTCCCATCGCTTTTCTGTCAACAAAAGATACGATCCAAATGCTGGGGAATGGCAG aatTTAGGAAGATCTTTTGATTGGTTCCAAAAACGTGATGGCCACCATACAAGAGGACCCATTGATTT CTGTAGTCCACATAGAAAGAACAACCAGATTCCAAATTACACTGGTTGTATAGGAGGGGAAGGTGAGAGGGAAGACCCTCATAGATTCTTCATACCGTCGACTGAGCTTCGTACATTGGTTCCAAAGTACACTGAGACTGCCAG GCGTTCAAATATCCCAGGTTACACAGGATGTACTCACTGGTGCAGTGATGAGCCAGCTAATATGAATGTGGGCATCCCCCAACCACAGACCACAGCTAGAGTACACAG GAGTTTACCTGCTCGCATGAACAGGTCTCCACATAAGCGTACATCGAGAATGTCGCGCATGGTCACGCTAGTACCCCCAGGAAACCCCTTCAACACAATCGATAGAGACCAGAGAACACTGGAGCAGTACCACTGA